In Polyodon spathula isolate WHYD16114869_AA chromosome 47, ASM1765450v1, whole genome shotgun sequence, a single window of DNA contains:
- the LOC121306379 gene encoding serine/threonine-protein kinase MRCK alpha-like codes for MSAEERQRGLERFLVGGPVESDSWLSVETLLDALLCLYEECGNNALRRDKKAAEFVEWVKPFVSKVQQLRLKREDFEILKVIGRGAFGEVAVVKMKNTERVFAMKILHKWEMLKRADTACFREERDVLVKGDNQWITTLHYAFQDERYLYLVMDYYVGGDLLTLLSKFEDRLPEDTARFYIAEMVLAIDSVHQRNYVHRDIKPDNVLIDMNGHIRLADFGSCLKLRSDGTVESSVAVGTPDYISPEILQAMEDGKGKYGSDCDWWSLGVCTYELLFGETPFYAESLVETYGKIMNHKDHLQFPSDITDVSEQAKDLIGQLICDRGCRLGQNGVEDFKSHPFFTGIDWEQLRTSTPPHIPEVSSPVDTSNFDVDGEALKSSETLPPSSHGSFAGHHLPFVGFTYTSHCSLSDRGCLKESSPGSETGSGGSEKRLELENQELRRKLQEFQTNGPPTPLSPPGRDPPEVKRLKDEVERLRRKLTESPLEGSEGARQRGEDESKQMKTLENQLRAAKKEREELSKELSESESRLLSQGKELREAQARLRQAVQEQRELEEKQEEWQAHRQRLTRQLRDREEERELETGRVETLRQELRRAEKSKKEVRGEESLRQELRRAEKSKKEVRGEPETGAEESGEEQERGEGRA; via the exons ATGTCGGCGGAGGAGAGGCAGCGCGGCTTGGAGCGCTTTCTTGTCGGGGGTCCCGTGGAGAGCGACTCCTGGCTCAGCGTGGAGACGCTGCTGGACGCGCTGCTCTGCCTGTACGAGGAATGTGGAAACAACGCGCTCAGACGAGACAAGAAAGCGGCCGAGTTCGTGGAGTGGG tCAAGCCGTTTGTTTCCAAGGTGCAGCAGCTCCGTCTGAAGAGAGAAGACTTTGAGATTCTAAAGGTCATAGGTCGTGGCGCTTTCGGGGAG GTGGCAGTGGTCAAGATGAAAAACACAGAGAGGGTTTTTGCCATGAAGATCCTGCACAAGTGGGAGATGCTCAAGAGAGCTGAT ACGGCCTGTTTCAGGGAGGAGAGGGATGTTCTTGTGAAGGGAGACAATCAGTGGATCACAACCCTGCACTATGCCTTCCAGGATGAGAGATACCtg TATCTGGTGATGGATTACTACGTGGGCGGGGACCTCCTCACTCTGCTTAGTAAGTTTGAGGACCGGCTCCCAGAAGACACAGCGCGCTTCTACATTGCAGAGATGGTGCTGGCCATCGACTCCGTCCACCAGAGGAACTATGTGCACAG AGACATCAAGCCGGATAACGTGCTGATCGATATGAATGGACACATCCGATTGGCCGATTTCGGGTCCTGTCTGAAGCTGCGCAGTGACGGCACG gTGGAGTCCTCGGTGGCGGTGGGCACCCCTGATTACATCTCCCCTGAGATCCTGCAGGCGATGGAGGATGGGAAGGGGAAGTACGGCTCCGATTGTGACTGGTGGTCCCTGGGGGTCTGCACCTACGAGCTGCTGTTCGGAGAGACCCCCTTCTACGCAGAGTCGCTGGTGGAGACCTACGGGAAGATCATGAACCacaag gaTCACCTCCAGTTCCCCTCTGACATCACAGACGTGTCGGAGCAGGCGAAAGATCTGATTGGCCAGCTGATCTGTGATCGGGGGTGTCGGCTGGGGCAGAACGGGGTCGAGGACTTCAAGAGCCACCCCTTCTTCACTGGGATCGACTGGGAGCAGCTCCGCACCAGCACCCCCCCCCACATCCCCGAGGTCAGCAGCCCAGTCGACACGTCCAACTTCGACGTGGACGGAGAGGCGCTCAAGAGCTCG gagACGCTCCCCCCCTCCTCTCACGGCTCCTTCGCTGGACACCACCTGCCCTTTGTGGGATTCACCTACACCTCACACTG CTCCCTGTCGGACCGCGGCTGCCTGAAGGAATCGTCTCCAGGATCAGAGACAGGATCGGGAGGGAGCGAGAAGAGACTGGAGCTGGAGAACCAGGAACTGAGACGAAAACTACAGG AGTTTCAGACCAACggcccccccaccccactcagCCCACCTGGCAGAGACCCCCCCGAAGTGAAGAGACTGAAGGACGAGGTGGAGAGActgaggaggaaactgacag AGAGTCCACTGGAAGGGAGCGAGGGAGCGAGACAGAGAGGAGAAGACGAGTCCAAACAGATGAAGACTCTGGAGAATCAGCTGAGAGCAGCGAaaaaggagagggaggagctgagcaag GAGCTGAGCGAGTCCGAGTCCCGCCTCCTCTCCCAGGGGAAGGAGCTCCGGGAGGCCCAGGCCAGGCTGCGGCAGGCCGTGCAGGAGCAGCGGGAGTTGGAGGAGAAGCAGGAGGAGTGGCAGGCGCACAGACAGAGGCTCACGAGACAGCTCCGGGAccgggaggaggagagggagctgGAGACCGGGAGAGTGGAGACCCTGAGACAGGAGCTGAGGAGAGCGGAGAAGAGCAAGAAAgaggtgaggggagaggagagccTGAGACAGGAGCTGAGGAGAGCGGAGAAGAGCAAGAAAGAGGTGAGGGGAGAGCCTGAGACAGGAGCTGAGGAGAGTGGAGAAGAGCAAGAAAGAGGTGAGGGGAGAGCCTGA